The following coding sequences are from one Opitutales bacterium window:
- a CDS encoding serine/threonine-protein phosphatase: MPAPSISWSAQTDVGRFRKNNEDAFIAIRINAEGAERLGKEGHSHVGEHDFIFAVSDGMGGACSGEFASRITVDRIIKLLPSSFKLAASGLNTGFSDVLATLCDGIHQDIVDLGKSYEECEGMGAALSLSWLTPEWLYFAHIGDSRIYHIPSDGSIQQITQDHTHAGWLYREGKLNEREARSHPRRSMLQQALGGKNQFLDPHIGAVKHEPGDAFLICSDGLVDGLWNRRMEEQVRKFRGETEPSRAQILVEEAVRTNGRDNTTALLIYVD, from the coding sequence ATGCCAGCACCCAGTATCTCATGGTCCGCGCAGACGGATGTGGGCCGTTTTCGTAAAAACAACGAAGATGCCTTCATCGCAATACGCATCAACGCCGAAGGCGCCGAACGCCTCGGCAAGGAAGGCCACAGCCATGTCGGTGAGCATGATTTCATTTTCGCAGTGAGCGACGGCATGGGGGGTGCATGCTCTGGGGAGTTTGCCAGCCGCATCACTGTCGATCGGATCATTAAGCTACTGCCGAGTTCATTCAAACTCGCAGCTTCCGGCTTAAACACTGGTTTTTCCGATGTCCTCGCCACGCTATGCGATGGCATTCACCAAGACATAGTCGATCTGGGAAAAAGCTATGAAGAATGCGAAGGCATGGGCGCCGCCCTATCACTGAGTTGGCTCACTCCCGAATGGCTCTATTTTGCGCACATTGGGGATTCACGTATTTACCACATCCCCTCAGATGGATCGATTCAGCAGATTACTCAGGATCATACCCATGCAGGCTGGCTCTATCGCGAAGGGAAACTCAACGAACGTGAAGCACGCAGTCACCCCCGTCGCAGTATGCTCCAACAAGCCTTAGGGGGTAAAAATCAATTCCTCGACCCCCACATCGGCGCAGTTAAACACGAACCCGGTGACGCCTTCCTCATCTGCTCCGATGGCCTCGTCGATGGGCTTTGGAATCGACGCATGGAGGAACAAGTGCGCAAATTTCGCGGAGAGACCGAACCATCACGTGCGCAAATCCTCGTAGAAGAAGCCGTCCGCACCAATGGTCGGGACAATACGACCGCCCTCCTCATCTACGTGGATTAG
- a CDS encoding serine/threonine protein phosphatase, whose protein sequence is MRETKNTARSVVRIGFDGRVHKYFRGPQAEERFENEIRVLEFLEGKGCDFVPKIMATEPEQLYLVTSNCGKRVERMGEQKLKEVFAELEGFGVRHDDAELRNITYRPQDGRFCVIDFEFSTILQPGYPPPPEIRSNPNLDNL, encoded by the coding sequence ATGCGAGAGACCAAAAACACCGCCCGCTCCGTCGTCCGTATCGGCTTCGATGGACGCGTCCATAAATACTTCCGCGGCCCGCAGGCAGAAGAACGCTTCGAGAATGAGATACGAGTCCTAGAGTTTTTAGAGGGGAAAGGCTGCGATTTTGTCCCGAAGATCATGGCTACAGAGCCGGAGCAACTCTACCTGGTAACGAGTAACTGCGGCAAACGGGTCGAACGCATGGGTGAACAAAAACTTAAAGAAGTCTTTGCAGAACTTGAGGGCTTCGGTGTGCGTCACGACGATGCCGAGTTGCGCAATATTACCTACCGCCCTCAGGATGGGCGCTTTTGCGTGATCGATTTTGAGTTCTCTACCATTCTCCAGCCCGGCTACCCACCACCACCGGAGATACGAAGTAATCCTAACCTGGACAATCTTTAG
- a CDS encoding DUF2165 domain-containing protein has translation MTVARLLKIALVATTGLFFLIVTFNNAIDDYPSNRMFVERVLSIDSLQFEGTAERVDWRAITSPTLHAISYAFIIAWEGATAILCFIGVYFLVKNLKADEETFHKAKPWSVAGLGLGMMLWFFGFITMGGEWFFMWASTWNGQDAAWRMFGIQGISLIFLMQKE, from the coding sequence ATGACCGTAGCCCGCCTTCTAAAAATCGCTCTGGTAGCCACCACCGGCCTCTTCTTTCTCATCGTCACTTTCAATAACGCGATCGATGATTACCCCTCGAACCGCATGTTTGTGGAGCGTGTCCTTTCGATAGACTCCCTACAGTTTGAAGGCACCGCCGAACGCGTTGACTGGCGTGCCATCACCTCGCCCACACTACATGCTATCTCTTATGCCTTTATCATAGCCTGGGAAGGTGCGACTGCGATCCTGTGCTTTATTGGGGTATATTTTTTAGTCAAAAACCTCAAAGCTGATGAAGAGACATTTCATAAGGCCAAACCTTGGAGTGTTGCTGGCTTAGGTCTGGGCATGATGCTCTGGTTCTTCGGCTTCATCACCATGGGGGGCGAATGGTTCTTTATGTGGGCCTCGACTTGGAACGGACAAGATGCTGCCTGGCGTATGTTTGGCATTCAAGGTATCAGCCTTATTTTTCTCATGCAGAAAGAATGA
- a CDS encoding glutamine synthetase beta-grasp domain-containing protein: MAKLRVEYIWLDGYTPVAGLRGKTKILEGDPDTFSLEDCPMWGFDGSSTEQADGSSSDCMLKPVALFPDAARTNGFIVMSEVLLPDGAPHPSNMRATIPDDEGMWFGFEQEYFLYQDGKPLGWPDAGFPGPQGPYYCGVGNSSVGDVARQIVEEHLDLCLEAGINHEGINAEVAKGQWEFQVFGKGSKSAADQIWVGRYLLLRTCEKYGVDVNFHCKPFIGDWNGSGMHANFSTEYLRETGGKEYFEALMAAFDKNRDEHIAAYGPDNHLRLTGLHETQSIDKFSYGIADRGASIRVPHSFVNAGYKGYLEDRRPNSEGDPYAIASRIAATIAEVPTA; encoded by the coding sequence ATGGCTAAACTAAGAGTAGAATACATCTGGCTCGACGGATACACTCCCGTTGCGGGCCTTCGTGGCAAAACTAAGATCCTCGAGGGAGATCCTGATACGTTCTCTTTGGAAGATTGCCCCATGTGGGGTTTTGACGGCAGCTCGACTGAGCAAGCTGATGGCAGCAGCTCGGATTGTATGCTGAAGCCTGTGGCGCTTTTCCCAGACGCTGCGCGTACGAACGGTTTCATCGTCATGAGTGAGGTCCTCCTCCCCGATGGCGCACCACACCCTTCAAACATGCGTGCTACCATCCCTGACGACGAGGGTATGTGGTTCGGTTTCGAGCAGGAATATTTCCTTTACCAAGATGGCAAGCCTCTGGGCTGGCCCGATGCCGGTTTCCCCGGACCTCAAGGACCTTACTACTGCGGTGTAGGCAATTCTAGCGTTGGCGATGTCGCGCGTCAGATTGTTGAAGAGCACCTAGACCTTTGCCTCGAAGCAGGCATCAACCACGAAGGTATCAATGCTGAGGTGGCGAAAGGCCAATGGGAATTCCAAGTCTTCGGTAAGGGTTCAAAAAGTGCTGCTGACCAAATCTGGGTCGGTCGTTATCTGCTCCTCCGCACCTGTGAGAAATACGGTGTCGACGTGAACTTCCATTGTAAGCCGTTCATCGGCGACTGGAATGGCTCAGGGATGCACGCTAATTTCTCTACGGAGTATCTCCGTGAAACAGGCGGTAAGGAATATTTCGAAGCGCTCATGGCTGCTTTCGATAAGAATCGTGACGAGCACATTGCTGCTTATGGTCCCGACAATCACCTCCGTCTCACCGGTCTGCACGAGACCCAGTCTATCGACAAGTTCTCTTATGGAATTGCCGACCGTGGTGCCTCGATTCGTGTGCCTCACAGCTTTGTTAACGCTGGTTATAAGGGCTACCTTGAAGACCGCCGTCCAAATTCAGAGGGTGATCCTTACGCGATCGCATCTCGCATTGCTGCGACCATCGCAGAAGTTCCTACCGCTTAG
- a CDS encoding cupin domain-containing protein: MKTAINLKEKAAKLTEYWSPRVLDELEDSYAKIAKLKESFEWHKHDDEDELFLVLDGHLKIQFGDSVVELGPGEMCVIPKGVMHNPIAEEECSILLIEKKSTQHTGDLTTAVTRSVEEQLRPL, encoded by the coding sequence ATGAAGACAGCCATCAATCTAAAAGAAAAAGCAGCCAAGCTCACAGAATACTGGTCGCCCCGCGTTCTCGACGAACTCGAAGACTCCTACGCAAAAATTGCTAAGTTAAAAGAAAGCTTCGAATGGCACAAACACGACGATGAAGACGAACTCTTCCTCGTCCTCGATGGCCACCTTAAGATTCAATTCGGAGACAGCGTAGTCGAACTCGGACCAGGCGAAATGTGCGTCATCCCAAAAGGAGTCATGCATAATCCCATTGCTGAAGAAGAGTGCAGCATCCTCTTAATCGAGAAAAAGAGCACCCAGCATACCGGCGACCTAACAACCGCCGTCACCCGATCAGTCGAAGAGCAACTGAGGCCTCTCTAA
- a CDS encoding class I SAM-dependent methyltransferase → MKSTLSESSDEEWEKWGKKDPYFGVLTNESFRKENLDAAALSEFFRQGESDINELIDIFKSRFGVDLSPKRSIDFGCGVGRVLIPLARISEETIGVDVSVSMLNEAHRNCQKKNISNVRLLKLSDYRENSSLSVDFIHSMIVFQHIPTTRGIVLFNTLLTNLRPGGLGAIHFLYSKSEYSNNNGIQKEVSIFRKTKRKVKRILRLIKFRSEIDPFMEMNCYNLNQIIHILQNDNIKEFYTKLTDHGGCWGVLLAFQKEASPNQA, encoded by the coding sequence ATGAAAAGTACACTGTCTGAGAGCAGCGATGAAGAATGGGAAAAATGGGGCAAAAAAGATCCATATTTTGGGGTTTTGACGAATGAGTCTTTCAGAAAAGAAAATCTAGATGCCGCTGCTCTATCTGAGTTCTTTAGACAAGGAGAGAGCGATATAAATGAACTTATAGATATTTTTAAGAGCAGGTTTGGAGTGGATCTTTCTCCAAAGAGATCGATTGATTTTGGCTGTGGTGTAGGAAGAGTTTTAATCCCTTTAGCGCGAATTTCAGAAGAGACTATTGGAGTAGATGTATCTGTTTCTATGCTAAATGAAGCGCATAGGAACTGCCAAAAAAAGAATATAAGTAACGTTAGATTATTAAAACTCTCTGATTACAGGGAAAATAGCAGTCTCTCGGTAGATTTTATCCATTCGATGATTGTTTTTCAACATATCCCAACTACGAGAGGAATCGTTTTGTTTAATACTTTGCTGACTAATCTTCGACCTGGAGGTCTGGGTGCAATACATTTCTTGTATTCGAAAAGCGAATACTCAAACAACAATGGTATACAGAAAGAAGTTTCAATTTTTCGCAAAACTAAAAGAAAAGTGAAACGAATACTCAGATTAATCAAATTCAGAAGCGAAATTGACCCATTTATGGAAATGAATTGTTATAACTTGAACCAAATTATCCATATTTTACAAAATGATAATATAAAAGAATTCTATACCAAACTTACCGACCATGGGGGGTGCTGGGGAGTGCTACTAGCATTTCAGAAAGAGGCATCCCCTAATCAGGCTTAA
- a CDS encoding metal ABC transporter permease, which produces MNWSEVDTWIVLTGALVSMACAIPGVFLLLGKQSMFGHGVVHAVLPGLVIAFLITQSRDLGAVLVGATIAAILTGVFTQMVHRSGHVEEGASLGVVFTSMFALGLLLIRVSVDSVHLDPDCVLFGILETSVVDAVLFNEIPRVTLHGATILLLNLVLVSLFFKELRIATFDPALASAMGLRPKLINYGIMISTAVTAVLAFESVGSIIVIAMMIAPAATAFLLTRSLLPMLLVSLTTAAATALFGHLFALHVPAVVFNAITDSNRFGSTNVAGGMSVVAGLIFLLALFFSPNRGLVFRSFKRRALAAEAGTKIEPDFGSLKG; this is translated from the coding sequence ATGAATTGGTCAGAAGTAGACACGTGGATTGTCCTTACAGGAGCACTCGTTTCGATGGCGTGTGCGATTCCGGGTGTATTTTTACTTCTTGGCAAACAAAGCATGTTTGGCCACGGCGTCGTGCACGCCGTCTTGCCTGGACTCGTGATTGCATTCTTAATAACGCAGTCCCGCGATTTGGGGGCGGTATTGGTCGGCGCAACCATTGCTGCTATTCTGACAGGTGTGTTCACACAAATGGTGCATCGATCGGGGCATGTTGAAGAAGGCGCATCCTTAGGTGTGGTCTTTACATCGATGTTCGCCCTGGGGCTGTTGCTAATACGGGTCAGTGTGGATTCTGTGCATCTGGATCCGGACTGCGTTCTATTTGGGATTCTAGAGACGTCCGTAGTGGATGCAGTTTTGTTTAATGAAATCCCGCGCGTCACCCTGCACGGTGCGACGATTTTATTGTTAAATCTAGTGCTCGTCTCCTTGTTTTTCAAAGAGCTGCGCATTGCTACCTTTGATCCGGCTTTGGCAAGTGCCATGGGTCTGAGGCCCAAGCTTATCAATTATGGCATCATGATATCTACTGCGGTGACGGCAGTACTAGCGTTCGAGTCTGTCGGAAGTATCATTGTCATTGCCATGATGATCGCTCCGGCGGCGACGGCCTTTTTGCTCACACGTAGCCTGCTCCCGATGCTGCTCGTATCTTTGACTACAGCCGCAGCGACAGCATTGTTTGGGCATCTGTTTGCGCTCCATGTCCCCGCAGTTGTCTTCAACGCGATCACCGATAGTAATCGTTTTGGTTCCACCAATGTGGCGGGAGGCATGTCGGTGGTTGCTGGTCTTATTTTTCTACTGGCCCTTTTCTTTAGCCCGAACCGGGGGTTGGTTTTTCGCTCGTTTAAACGGCGTGCCTTAGCAGCGGAAGCTGGGACTAAGATCGAGCCGGATTTTGGATCGCTAAAAGGCTAA
- a CDS encoding metal ABC transporter permease has product MIHLLSSLSGFVERSALLGLGLLLCCFVFCNTSVGEELEHTHKSARASENAAFAFPGWEKVERVLSFRDYNTRIVFAGLVLLGVVSGITGTFLLLRKRSLLSDSVSHATLPGLALVFIVLELVQGKGDVLIWLLVGGAVTGVMAMVSVVYAPIVSKIKSDAALALSLTFFYGLGVVLLSVIQQMPTANASGLEYLIYGNAATLTRSDVDLILVVAICSLVVCTLLFKEFSILCFDSGYADTQGYSSLGLDFLLMGVIVFVSVVGLQAVGLLLMMALLITPAVAARFWARRLTSVALVAGLLGGLSAFSGVLLSSLFPRLPTGAIIVLSATAFFLLSLFFGRNKGVVIRWLNRLKSHRRLKLQQFLRAAFDAVENEMGECLFAQCRLSGFSAKRPIAPERIFQRRAWTRQTFDRILKRAAREGWVRLVDDGTLMLTDDGLSRAQHHAKQHRLWELYLIRYADVAPSQVHQDVERIEEVASPDIVREIEDLFESEIQMRSMPQEPHPA; this is encoded by the coding sequence GTGATCCATTTACTCTCTAGTCTATCCGGGTTTGTTGAGAGGAGTGCGCTGTTAGGTTTGGGTCTCCTTTTGTGCTGTTTTGTTTTCTGCAATACGTCGGTCGGGGAAGAGCTGGAGCATACGCACAAGTCAGCTCGAGCTAGTGAAAACGCTGCATTTGCATTTCCAGGTTGGGAAAAAGTGGAGCGCGTGCTCAGTTTTCGGGACTACAATACTCGTATCGTGTTTGCCGGGCTGGTGCTTCTGGGTGTGGTTTCGGGGATAACGGGGACTTTTCTTCTCTTACGGAAACGTTCGCTTTTGAGCGATTCAGTGAGCCATGCCACTCTACCTGGATTAGCCCTGGTATTTATCGTGTTGGAGTTGGTCCAGGGCAAAGGAGATGTGCTTATATGGTTATTGGTCGGCGGGGCGGTGACGGGAGTGATGGCGATGGTCTCTGTGGTGTATGCGCCCATTGTGAGTAAGATAAAAAGTGATGCCGCCCTGGCGTTGAGCCTGACTTTTTTCTATGGACTGGGCGTGGTGCTCCTGTCGGTCATTCAACAGATGCCGACGGCAAATGCGTCTGGATTGGAATACCTCATCTATGGTAATGCGGCCACACTGACTCGGTCGGATGTTGATCTGATCTTGGTCGTAGCGATTTGTTCGCTGGTGGTGTGTACCCTTCTTTTTAAGGAGTTCTCTATTCTTTGCTTCGATAGTGGGTATGCGGACACACAGGGGTATTCATCCCTAGGTCTGGATTTTTTGCTGATGGGTGTGATTGTGTTTGTCAGCGTCGTTGGGCTGCAAGCGGTGGGCCTGCTGCTCATGATGGCGCTGCTGATTACCCCGGCCGTTGCGGCTCGTTTTTGGGCGAGGCGTCTCACCTCGGTAGCGCTCGTTGCCGGTCTGCTCGGAGGCTTGAGTGCGTTTAGTGGTGTGTTGTTGAGTAGTCTTTTTCCCCGTCTTCCGACGGGAGCCATCATTGTGCTTTCCGCGACCGCTTTTTTTCTACTCAGTCTCTTTTTCGGTAGGAATAAGGGGGTAGTGATACGCTGGTTGAATCGGCTCAAATCCCATCGACGGCTGAAATTACAACAATTTCTCCGAGCTGCGTTCGATGCTGTGGAAAATGAGATGGGTGAGTGCTTATTTGCGCAGTGTCGTCTGTCCGGTTTCAGTGCGAAGCGACCCATTGCTCCGGAACGTATTTTTCAGCGTCGTGCTTGGACCCGCCAGACATTTGATCGGATCCTAAAGCGTGCTGCTCGTGAGGGCTGGGTGCGTCTGGTGGATGATGGGACTTTGATGCTGACCGACGACGGGTTAAGCCGAGCCCAGCATCACGCCAAGCAGCACCGGCTATGGGAATTGTATTTGATCCGCTATGCCGATGTTGCACCGAGCCAGGTGCATCAGGACGTTGAGCGCATAGAAGAGGTGGCATCGCCTGATATTGTCCGGGAAATTGAAGATTTATTTGAGTCGGAAATACAGATGCGCAGTATGCCTCAGGAGCCTCACCCGGCCTAA
- a CDS encoding TonB-dependent siderophore receptor, which translates to MTEYNKLRIADSRIGCSAIKKALSVLCFSASAVSAQSDEADTLDTMVSIGQYLYSDQVNALRSPTPIIDVPQSLSILTSDQISQRGFTSVGEIIDYTPGVNTSQGEGHRDAVVFRGVRSTADFFIDGVRDDVQYYRPLYNLEQVEILRGPNALLFGRGGTGGILNRVTKKGLLGETFTGYEARVDSFGEFGVQLDFNTPIGENAAFRINGLYEDLNNDRDFYEGERIGLNPTVKVAFTEDTVLDVSYEYVDHERFIDRGIPTGANGRPVEAFRDTVFADPELNITELEAHLLRANLQHAFTDNLKGNFSAFYGDYDKLYQNFYASGYDQATNIVTLDGYVDTTQRESFVLSSNLIGEFLSGSIGHTIVAGVEYIDTANDNDRFNSFFDQTQDDNERFLATRPIGLVNGVGVNADGATTTDDFTVDPNDDTEADVTVFSAYIQDEIEISEHFDLILGARFDSFEIDVLNVLTGERRSRTDEEVSPRFGFVYKPQENVSIYASYSESFIPRSGEQYANINGDNNQLDPNTFTNLEAGVKWDFRESMSLTLSVFEIEQSSPQVSDNDPSTLDVIDSDITGFEAQLQGEIADNWFISAGYSYLDGEQVDRSGPTGLRPRELPEHMFSVWNTYHFTEKFGIGLGLVYQDESFVNNSNTAILPDYTRIDAALYYRVSETLRVQLNVENLTDELYFPNAHSTHQVTVGAPINARLAVIGRF; encoded by the coding sequence ATGACTGAATATAATAAACTCCGCATTGCGGACTCTCGAATTGGCTGCTCGGCCATCAAAAAGGCGCTATCTGTCTTATGCTTCAGTGCTTCTGCAGTTAGCGCGCAATCTGATGAGGCAGATACACTGGATACTATGGTATCTATAGGCCAGTATCTCTATAGCGACCAGGTTAATGCGTTGCGTAGTCCGACGCCGATCATTGATGTGCCTCAAAGTCTATCGATCCTAACTTCGGACCAAATCTCTCAAAGAGGGTTCACAAGCGTAGGTGAGATCATTGACTACACGCCAGGGGTGAACACTTCGCAGGGCGAGGGACATCGCGATGCTGTCGTGTTCCGCGGTGTGCGTTCGACAGCAGACTTCTTCATCGATGGGGTCCGTGACGATGTGCAGTATTACCGACCGCTTTACAATCTTGAGCAGGTGGAGATATTGCGTGGTCCCAATGCGCTTCTTTTTGGCCGTGGAGGTACGGGAGGTATTTTGAATCGAGTCACAAAGAAGGGTCTTCTTGGTGAGACTTTTACTGGCTATGAGGCCCGTGTAGATTCCTTTGGTGAATTTGGAGTCCAACTCGATTTTAATACACCTATCGGGGAGAACGCTGCATTTCGGATAAATGGACTCTACGAGGATTTGAACAATGATCGTGATTTCTATGAGGGTGAGCGCATCGGTCTGAATCCCACCGTTAAAGTAGCTTTTACGGAGGACACCGTTCTCGATGTTTCCTATGAATACGTGGATCACGAGCGATTCATTGACCGCGGTATTCCTACAGGAGCTAATGGTCGTCCCGTAGAGGCCTTCCGCGATACGGTGTTTGCAGATCCTGAGCTGAACATCACTGAATTGGAGGCGCACCTTTTGCGCGCAAACTTGCAGCACGCTTTTACAGATAATCTAAAGGGTAATTTCAGCGCTTTTTATGGCGACTACGACAAGCTCTACCAAAACTTCTACGCCTCAGGTTACGACCAGGCCACGAACATCGTGACGCTCGATGGCTATGTCGATACCACTCAACGTGAGAGCTTCGTGTTGTCGTCTAACCTCATTGGTGAGTTTCTATCCGGCAGCATTGGACACACGATTGTCGCCGGCGTGGAGTATATCGACACGGCTAATGACAACGATCGCTTCAATAGCTTCTTTGACCAGACGCAGGATGACAATGAACGCTTCCTGGCGACCCGTCCAATTGGGCTTGTAAATGGAGTCGGTGTAAACGCTGACGGTGCAACGACTACCGATGATTTTACTGTCGATCCTAACGATGACACTGAGGCCGACGTGACTGTCTTTTCTGCATATATTCAGGATGAAATCGAGATTTCGGAACACTTCGATCTTATCCTGGGTGCTCGTTTCGACAGCTTTGAGATTGATGTGCTCAATGTCCTAACTGGTGAGCGTCGCAGTCGGACCGATGAGGAGGTATCTCCACGATTTGGCTTCGTCTACAAGCCCCAGGAAAATGTGTCTATCTACGCGAGTTACAGTGAGTCATTTATTCCGCGCAGTGGGGAGCAATATGCCAACATCAACGGCGACAATAACCAGCTCGATCCCAACACGTTCACCAACCTAGAGGCCGGTGTGAAGTGGGACTTCCGCGAGAGTATGAGCCTTACCCTGTCCGTCTTCGAGATCGAGCAAAGCTCGCCTCAGGTTTCCGACAATGATCCGTCGACTCTCGATGTTATCGATTCTGATATCACTGGTTTTGAGGCTCAATTGCAGGGCGAAATAGCAGATAACTGGTTCATCTCTGCGGGTTACAGTTATCTCGACGGTGAGCAGGTGGATCGCAGTGGACCTACGGGTCTACGTCCCCGTGAGCTTCCTGAGCATATGTTCTCTGTTTGGAACACGTATCACTTTACAGAGAAATTTGGGATTGGCCTGGGGCTGGTCTATCAGGACGAAAGTTTTGTCAATAACAGCAACACAGCCATTTTGCCTGACTACACCCGTATTGATGCTGCTCTTTATTATCGGGTCTCTGAGACATTGCGTGTGCAGCTCAATGTAGAAAATCTGACTGATGAGCTCTATTTTCCAAACGCTCACAGCACGCACCAGGTGACTGTCGGTGCTCCGATCAACGCGCGTCTAGCTGTGATCGGTCGCTTCTAA
- a CDS encoding metal ABC transporter ATP-binding protein — MSVSSSRLASHSDQPLRVRDLTVAYERKPVVWDVGFEIEPGSLTAIIGPNGAGKSTLLKAILGLLPVASGAALFFGKELGKVRPRVTYVPQRESVDWDYPVTVVDVVTMGLYRKIGWCLPILNSHRKQAMAALEKVDMVAFVDRQISELSGGQQQRVFLARALIQNADLFFMDEPFAGIDATTEKAIMGILKELRDAGKTVVCVHHDLTTVKDYFDSVLLLNLKRVAFGPVDEVFTMENLKKTYGGKLTLLDKVAQSLVNANA, encoded by the coding sequence ATGTCCGTGTCTTCATCGCGATTAGCAAGTCACAGCGATCAGCCGCTGCGTGTCAGAGATCTGACGGTGGCATACGAGCGCAAGCCGGTGGTTTGGGATGTCGGTTTTGAAATCGAACCTGGGTCGCTGACAGCGATCATCGGGCCTAATGGTGCGGGGAAGAGTACGCTGTTGAAGGCGATACTCGGTCTATTGCCTGTGGCTTCGGGGGCAGCCCTGTTTTTCGGTAAGGAGCTAGGCAAGGTGCGTCCGCGTGTGACCTATGTTCCGCAGCGTGAGAGTGTTGATTGGGATTACCCGGTGACGGTCGTCGACGTGGTCACGATGGGGCTATATCGCAAAATTGGTTGGTGTCTCCCTATTTTAAATTCGCATCGCAAGCAGGCTATGGCGGCACTGGAGAAGGTCGACATGGTTGCGTTCGTAGACCGGCAGATCAGCGAGCTCTCGGGTGGACAGCAGCAGCGTGTCTTTTTGGCCCGTGCCCTAATTCAGAATGCCGATCTATTCTTTATGGATGAGCCCTTCGCCGGCATTGATGCCACCACAGAGAAGGCGATTATGGGCATCTTGAAAGAATTGCGAGACGCGGGGAAGACTGTGGTGTGTGTACATCACGACCTCACCACAGTTAAGGACTATTTTGACAGTGTGTTGCTCCTCAACCTCAAGCGTGTGGCCTTTGGGCCAGTAGATGAGGTGTTCACAATGGAGAATTTGAAAAAGACCTATGGGGGCAAACTCACCTTGTTGGACAAAGTGGCCCAATCACTCGTCAATGCTAACGCGTGA
- a CDS encoding zinc ABC transporter substrate-binding protein: MKTLKFLFAAALFFVAGLTAAFADKLTLVSTCGMVTDIVKNVAGDKCEVIGLMGSGVDPHLYKPTRDDVVKMVDADVIFYSGLMLEGRMADTFARMSRRGKQVYAVTELLDESYLMEPEEFEGHWDPHVWNDVSAWKEATRLVGQALGEVDPENAAFYTANAESYIARLVELDAYVKKVIATIPESRRYLITAHDAFGYFARAYGIEVRSVQGISTASAAGVDDINQLVEFIVENDIGAIFVENITSDKGLQAVVEGAGARGHTVVIGGELYSDAMGAPGTYEGTYIGMVDHNATLITRALGGEAPAKGLYGKLTFE, translated from the coding sequence ATGAAGACCCTTAAATTCTTATTTGCGGCGGCTCTTTTTTTTGTCGCAGGCCTCACCGCAGCTTTTGCTGATAAACTCACGCTTGTCTCCACCTGTGGGATGGTGACGGACATCGTCAAAAACGTGGCAGGTGATAAGTGCGAGGTGATTGGGCTCATGGGGAGTGGTGTGGATCCGCATTTGTATAAGCCGACGCGCGATGACGTGGTAAAAATGGTGGATGCAGATGTTATTTTTTACTCTGGGCTGATGCTTGAGGGACGCATGGCGGACACCTTTGCGCGGATGAGCCGTCGGGGTAAGCAGGTTTACGCGGTGACTGAGCTGCTGGATGAGTCTTATCTGATGGAGCCGGAAGAGTTCGAGGGACATTGGGATCCGCATGTGTGGAATGACGTGTCGGCCTGGAAAGAAGCTACGCGTCTGGTGGGGCAGGCTCTGGGTGAAGTTGATCCTGAGAATGCAGCTTTTTATACAGCAAATGCTGAATCTTACATTGCCAGACTAGTTGAGCTTGATGCTTACGTCAAAAAGGTTATCGCGACGATTCCAGAGAGCCGCCGTTATTTGATTACGGCACATGATGCTTTTGGCTATTTTGCTCGTGCCTATGGCATCGAGGTGCGTTCAGTTCAGGGCATTAGCACTGCCTCGGCAGCGGGTGTGGATGATATTAATCAACTGGTCGAATTTATCGTCGAAAATGACATCGGTGCGATTTTCGTTGAGAACATTACTTCTGATAAGGGCCTACAGGCGGTTGTCGAAGGGGCGGGGGCGCGCGGTCATACGGTGGTTATCGGCGGCGAGCTTTATTCCGATGCGATGGGCGCTCCGGGAACTTACGAGGGGACCTACATCGGTATGGTGGATCATAATGCGACGTTGATTACGCGCGCACTCGGTGGTGAAGCTCCAGCAAAAGGGCTCTACGGAAAGCTTACTTTCGAGTAG